The following proteins come from a genomic window of Leguminivora glycinivorella isolate SPB_JAAS2020 chromosome 6, LegGlyc_1.1, whole genome shotgun sequence:
- the LOC125227140 gene encoding uncharacterized protein LOC125227140 — protein MEIKCTLVVLVVSICLVNIAVAKPRTTERQDVVIPVDQSVVASLPEKTTTKPPVAETKVPVPARIPCQYDDPTEESVCQEHCMPKGYSYGLCVGYTCSCI, from the exons ATGGAGATTAAATGTACTCTAGTTGTTTTGGTGGTATCAATTTGTTTAGTGAATATCGCGGTTGCGAAGCCAAGAACGACTGAAAGACAAGATGTAGTGATACCGGTAGACCAGTCAGTTGTAGCAAGTTTACCAGAGAAGACTACGACCAAGCCACCTGTAGCAG AAACCAAGGTTCCTGTCCCTGCCCGTATACCCTGTCAATACGACGACCCAACAGAAGAATCCGTCTGCCAAGAGCACTGCATGCCTAAAGGATACTCATACGGACTTTGCGTCGGATACACTTGCAGTTGCATTTAA
- the LOC125227391 gene encoding LOW QUALITY PROTEIN: cysteine desulfurase, mitochondrial-like (The sequence of the model RefSeq protein was modified relative to this genomic sequence to represent the inferred CDS: inserted 1 base in 1 codon), producing MFRLSKNVITLLSKTAKISAQQDAGILMCTQGNIKFLSTDIDDKYSLKHEEVGRPLYFDAQATTPVDPRVLDKMLPYFIGQHGNPHSRTHAYGWESEAAVELAREQVANLIGADPKEIIFTSGATESNNISVKGVARFYAPRKKHIVTTQIEHKCVLDSCRALEGEGFKITYLPVGPNGIISLKELEAALTPETSLVSIMTVNNEIGVKQPIAEIGALCKSKKIFFHTDAAQAMGKIPLDVNKMNIDLMSISGHKIYGPKGXGALYIRRRPRVRVEPIQSGGGQERGMRSGTVPTPLVVGLGAACELAEREMEYDHAWMETLSQRFLDKIYSKLTHVIRNGDAEQSYHGCINLSFAYVEGESLLMALKDVALSSGSACTSASLEPSYVLRAIGTDEDLAHSSIRFGLGRFTTIDEVDYTAEKTIRHVERLREMSPLWEMVQEGVDIKTIQWSQH from the exons atGTTTCGCTtatcaaaaaatgttataaCATTGCTCtcaaaaactgcaaaaatatcTGCACAGCAAGATGCCGGCATTTTAATGTGTACACAAGGCAATATCAAATTTCTCAGTACAG ATATTGACGATAAATATTCTTTAAAACATGAAGAGGTCGGCCGGCCCCTTTACTTCGACGCTCAAGCAACAACACCTGTC GATCCTCGAGTACTTGACAAGATGCTGCCTTACTTCATAGGACAGCATGGCAACCCACATTCTAGGACTCATGCTTACGGTTGGGAGAGTGAAGCAGCCGTGGAACTAGCTAGAGAGCAAGTGGCAAATCTAATTGGAGCTGACCCCAAAGAGATAATATTTACCTCAGGAGCTACAGAGTCGAATAATATATCCGTAAAAGGAGTGGCCAGATTTTATGCACCTAGGAAAAAGCATATTGTTACTACTCAAATT GAGCATAAATGTGTACTGGACTCATGCAGAGCCCTAGAAGGCGAAGGCTTCAAGATTACATACCTGCCGGTGGGACCTAATGGCATCATCAGTTTGAAGGAACTGGAAGCGGCACTCACTCCTGAAACAAGCCTTGTTTCTATAATGACAGTCAACAATGAAATAG GTGTAAAACAGCCTATAGCAGAAATCGGAGCGCTctgcaaaagcaaaaaaatattcttccACACAGACGCAGCACAAGCCATGGGCAAGATTCCTCTAGATGTTAACAAGATGAACATAGATCTGATGTCAATATCTGGCCACAAAATTTACGGGCCCAAAG TTGGGGCCCTGTATATTCGGCGTCGGCCACGAGTTCGCGTTGAACCGATACAGAGTGGAGGAGGGCAAGAAAGGGGCATGAGGAGTGGCACTGTACCTACACCTCTTGTTGTTGGATTAG GAGCTGCTTGTGAACTGGCCGAGCGTGAGATGGAATATGACCACGCCTGGATGGAGACACTCTCACAAAGATTCCTCGACAAGATTTATTCAAAACTGACACACGTCATCAGAAACGGGGACGCAGAACAATCTTACCATGGATGTATCAATCTGTCATTTGCTTATGTTGAAG GCGAATCTTTGCTAATGGCTCTAAAAGACGTGGCACTGTCAAGCGGGTCAGCTTGCACCTCAGCCTCCTTAGAACCTTCGTATGTGTTGAGAGCTATTGGAACAGACGAAGATTTAGCGCACAGTTCTATCAG atTTGGACTAGGACGATTCACGACAATCGACGAAGTAGACTACACAGCAGAGAAGACGATCAGGCACGTCGAGCGCCTCCGAGAAATGAGCCCGCTCTGGGAGATGGTTCAAGAAGGCGTCGACATCAAAACTATACAGTGGTCGCAGCACTAA
- the LOC125227310 gene encoding negative elongation factor E, whose amino-acid sequence MVYLHFPSNLTEEELMLQAKYQKLKKKKKALQALKAPKQEPEKPVLPKRPTEARDAREIARKLIKSGAIQAIKSPPPQPQNASFKRPRAGRERKLSGSTGAVGGVASYQPFSASQEPPPPEEKPTPKVKYLYDSFVTARDKEEKGPRNPPGSETPGSTTTAHSAKSCTLQVAGTRITEEVIRRRLASYEPFTYTQEPDEDKVFLTFDTADVAALALTALDGNEEGWRVTTTRRPPQTSGSWAPAASPRNPPPPKDAKRNLLVYEDIFD is encoded by the exons ATGGTCTATTTACATTTCCCTTCAAACCTTACTGAGGAAGAACTAATGCTTCAAGCGAAATaccagaaattaaaaaaaaagaaaaaagcaCTGCAAGCCCTTAAGGCGCCCAAACAGGAGCCAGAGAAGCCAGTTCTTCCAAAACGGCCGACCGAAGCTCGTGACGCTCGAGAAATCGCACGAAAGTTGATCAAAAGCGGAGCAATACAGGCTATCAAGAGCCCGCCACCACAACCACAGAATGCTAGCTTCAAAAGACCAAGAGCAG gAAGAGAACGCAAGCTTAGTGGATCTACGGGCGCTGTCGGCGGAGTGGCCTCTTATCAGCCATTTAGCGCGTCTCAAGAACCCCCACCACCAGAAGAGAAGCCTACTCCCAAAGTCAAATATTTATATGATTCATTCGTCACAGCCAGGGATAA GGAAGAGAAGGGCCCAAGAAATCCACCTGGAAGTGAGACCCCGGGTAGTACAACTACTGCTCACTCTGCAAAGAGCTGCACACTGCAGGTGGCAGGCACTCGGATTACAGAGGAAGTTATTCGGCGCCGCCTTGCCAGCTATGAGCCGTTCACTTATACTCAGGAACCCGATGAAGACAA GGTGTTCCTGACATTCGACACAGCGGATGTAGCCGCTCTCGCTCTTACGGCTCTGGACGGCAACGAGGAGGGCTGGCGAGTGACCACCACGAGACGGCCCCCGCAGACGTCTGGCTCCTGGGCTCCAGCAGCGTCGCCGCGAAACCCCCCGCCGCCTAAAGATGCTAAACGAAATCTGCTTGTCTATGAAGATATCTTTGATTAA
- the LOC125227308 gene encoding ras-related protein Rab-30 gives MAVVKTPVLKVILCGEYGVGKSSIFRRFINDTFVPNADRRATLGLDHFEKIYQVGDKEIKLQLWDTGGMERIASVTSSYYKFAEAAILVFSLDNSSSFHVLSQHLLDIVTYAENAKIFLCGNKSDLEGTSPQVTDTDIETFCEQCHNLINTTYKTSCKNGKGIEEMFSDIALQLVESNRSRIELQTLDHDSFKISNPEPPEDPSCSC, from the exons ATGGCTGTAGTTAAAACCCCAGTTCTTAAAGTAATATTATGTGGAGAATATGGTGTTGGGAAAAGTTCTATATTCCGTCGATTTATCAATGACACCTTTGTTCCCAATGCAGACAGAAGAGCTACTTTGGGACTCGATCATTTTGAAAAGATTTATCAGGTTGGAGACAAAGAAATCAAG TTACAGTTATGGGATACTGGAGGCATGGAGAGAATTGCATCTGTTACCTCCAGCTACTATAAATTTGCGGAAGCTGCCATCTTAGTGTTTTCCTTGGACAATTCTTCATCTTTCCATGTCTTGAGTCAGCACTTACTGGATATTGTGACATATGCTGAAAACgccaaaatatttttgtgtggaAACAAGTCTGATCTTGAAGGAACTTCTCCACAGGTTACTGATACTGACATAGAAACATTCTG TGAACAATGTCACAATCTAATAAACACCACATACAAGACATCATGTAAGAACGGCAAAGGCATTGAAGAAATGTTTTCTGACATTGCGTTACAGCTGGTGGAATCAAACAGATCCAGGATTGAGTTGCAGACTTTAGATCATGATAGTTTTAAGATATCAAACCCTGAGCCACCTGAAGATCCTAGCTGTAGTTGCTGA